The Chiloscyllium plagiosum isolate BGI_BamShark_2017 chromosome 8, ASM401019v2, whole genome shotgun sequence genome includes a window with the following:
- the LOC122552396 gene encoding NACHT, LRR and PYD domains-containing protein 3-like isoform X1, with the protein MFVDVIPFKQAAWRLSFMCSCSCTHPGNWEACQLDLFLVDDGKTLGVRRLALNKLTDSCAKELASTVSTNQSLMHLNLGGNSFTDRSVSSLLHLIRTCKSLQEIDLNDNYLGDSGVRFLCETLMNPDCKIERLGLQNNGITDSCTKHLASALSTNQSWTHLDLTSNFLTDISVPTLIRLTQSCKRLQEIALWRNQFSSNGARQLESLRSLRPNLFVYINW; encoded by the exons atgtttgtggatgtgatccCATTCAAACAGGCTGCTTGGAGGTTAAGTTTCATGTGTAgttgcagctgcacccatccaggcaattgggaagCATGCCAGCTTGACTTAtttcttgtagatgatggaaagaCTTTGGGAGTTAGGAG ATTGGCTCTTAACAAACTCACAGATTCCTGTGCCAAGGAACTAGCCTCTACTGTCAGTACAAACCAGTCATTGATGCATTTAAATCTGGGGGGAAACTCCTTCACAGACCGATCTGTCTCATCTCTCCTCCATCTCATTCGGACCTGTAAGAGTCTACAGGAGATCGA CCTGAATGATAATTATCTGGGAGATTCCGGAGTGAGATTTCTGTGTGAGACTCTGATGAATCCAGACTGTAAAATAGAGAGACTGGG ACTGCAGAATAATGGTATCACTGACTCTTGTACCAAGCATCTTGCCTCTGCTCTCAGTACAAACCAATCATGGACACATTTGGATCTGACATCAAACTTCCTCACGGACATATCCGTGCCCACTCTCATCCGCCTCACACAGAGCTGTAAGCGCCTACAGGAGATTGC attATGGCGCAATCAGTTCAGTTCAAATGGGGCAAGACAGCTGGAATCGCTACGGTCACTGAGACCCAACCTGTTTGTATACAT
- the LOC122552396 gene encoding NACHT, LRR and PYD domains-containing protein 3-like isoform X2 has protein sequence MFVDVIPFKQAAWRLSFMCSCSCTHPGNWEACQLDLFLVDDGKTLGVRRLALNKLTDSCAKELASTVSTNQSLMHLNLGGNSFTDRSVSSLLHLIRTCKSLQEIDLNDNYLGDSGVRFLCETLMNPDCKIERLGLWRNQFSSNGARQLESLRSLRPNLFVYINW, from the exons atgtttgtggatgtgatccCATTCAAACAGGCTGCTTGGAGGTTAAGTTTCATGTGTAgttgcagctgcacccatccaggcaattgggaagCATGCCAGCTTGACTTAtttcttgtagatgatggaaagaCTTTGGGAGTTAGGAG ATTGGCTCTTAACAAACTCACAGATTCCTGTGCCAAGGAACTAGCCTCTACTGTCAGTACAAACCAGTCATTGATGCATTTAAATCTGGGGGGAAACTCCTTCACAGACCGATCTGTCTCATCTCTCCTCCATCTCATTCGGACCTGTAAGAGTCTACAGGAGATCGA CCTGAATGATAATTATCTGGGAGATTCCGGAGTGAGATTTCTGTGTGAGACTCTGATGAATCCAGACTGTAAAATAGAGAGACTGGG attATGGCGCAATCAGTTCAGTTCAAATGGGGCAAGACAGCTGGAATCGCTACGGTCACTGAGACCCAACCTGTTTGTATACAT